Proteins found in one Saccharopolyspora phatthalungensis genomic segment:
- a CDS encoding FAD-dependent oxidoreductase: protein MHEQRTDVDANIDATAATDVEADVVVVGGGSAGIAAAVSASEEGARTLLLESSGSVGGTLAWQLLEHSAGFHDVRGNQVVGGFGQRLVDRLVRGGGSPGHVRDDVGYTATRTPVDHAELALTESIMLAEAGVEVWLQSGPHAIHRAGDVIEFLAVHTPNGPRRVRAPVIIDASGDAVVASLAGVPMQPDTADTQPASLLFKLGGVDVGALLDYLREHPSEVRPGSTLGYGTDEHANVWGLGELLSAGYTSGKLGLRRTELHLAAWPQRGEVVVNATRTPVRSGDGWAGAAHAQLSHQVLQFVRWMREDVPGFAHCHLTAVGDRVGIRESRRVVGVYTMTGDDVRCGARFDDSIGCGAFPIDIHSADRPGLSHTDAVGAGFEIPARILFVPACANLVVAGRCLSSTHEANGSLRITATCFVTGEAAGVAAALAVEHGIHPEKGDYDLLRQRLLARDAIVSLNGGS, encoded by the coding sequence ATGCACGAACAGCGCACCGACGTCGACGCAAACATCGATGCCACTGCCGCAACCGACGTCGAGGCCGATGTCGTGGTCGTCGGGGGTGGCTCGGCCGGGATCGCCGCCGCGGTCTCCGCGTCCGAGGAGGGAGCGCGGACCCTGCTGCTTGAGTCGAGCGGTTCGGTCGGCGGGACGCTTGCCTGGCAACTGCTGGAACACTCGGCCGGTTTTCACGATGTGCGGGGCAACCAGGTCGTCGGCGGATTCGGTCAACGACTCGTCGACCGCCTTGTCCGCGGCGGCGGTTCCCCCGGACACGTCCGCGACGATGTCGGCTACACCGCGACGCGCACCCCCGTCGACCATGCCGAGCTCGCCCTCACCGAGTCGATCATGCTCGCCGAAGCTGGCGTGGAGGTATGGCTGCAGTCCGGCCCGCATGCCATCCACCGGGCCGGCGACGTGATCGAGTTCTTGGCCGTCCACACCCCGAACGGGCCGAGGCGGGTCCGGGCACCGGTCATCATCGACGCCAGCGGCGACGCCGTGGTCGCTTCGCTGGCCGGCGTGCCAATGCAACCCGACACCGCCGACACACAACCCGCGTCGCTGTTGTTCAAGCTGGGTGGCGTCGATGTCGGCGCGCTCCTCGACTACCTGCGCGAGCACCCTTCCGAGGTCAGGCCGGGAAGCACCCTCGGGTACGGCACCGACGAGCACGCCAACGTGTGGGGGCTCGGCGAGCTGCTTTCCGCCGGGTACACAAGCGGAAAGCTCGGTCTGCGCCGCACCGAGCTGCATCTGGCCGCATGGCCGCAGCGCGGCGAGGTGGTCGTCAACGCCACCCGCACCCCGGTCCGGTCCGGCGACGGATGGGCGGGCGCGGCTCACGCGCAGCTGAGCCACCAGGTGCTCCAGTTCGTCCGGTGGATGCGCGAGGACGTCCCGGGGTTCGCGCACTGCCACCTCACCGCGGTCGGCGACCGGGTAGGCATCCGCGAATCCCGTCGCGTCGTCGGTGTTTACACGATGACCGGCGACGACGTCCGGTGCGGAGCCCGCTTCGACGACTCCATCGGATGCGGCGCTTTCCCGATCGACATTCATTCCGCGGATCGCCCCGGGCTCTCCCACACCGACGCCGTCGGCGCCGGGTTCGAAATCCCGGCCCGCATCCTGTTCGTCCCGGCCTGCGCCAACCTCGTGGTCGCGGGCCGATGCCTGTCGTCGACGCACGAGGCCAACGGTTCCCTGCGGATTACCGCCACCTGCTTCGTCACCGGTGAGGCCGCCGGTGTGGCCGCGGCCCTCGCCGTCGAGCACGGCATCCATCCCGAGAAGGGCGACTACGACCTGCTACGACAACGCCTTCTGGCCAGGGACGCGATCGTGTCCCTCAACGGCGGTTCCTGA
- a CDS encoding response regulator transcription factor, translating to MRVLVVEDEPKMAGLLRRGLAEEGYAVDISADGRDGFGAAVSRAYDAVVLDVMLPELSGFEVCRQLRGNDVWVPVLMLTARDGVDDRITGLDGGADDYLTKPFHLKELFARLRALTRRGPVPRPVKLTAGDLRVDPTSRRCWRGEAEVVLTTKEYALLEAFLRRPGAVLTREVLLEHCWDFAFESRSNVVDVHIRALREKIDRRFGVTSLETVRGTGYRLRADGGRANARPR from the coding sequence ATGCGGGTACTGGTCGTTGAAGACGAGCCGAAGATGGCCGGGTTGCTGCGTCGGGGCCTGGCCGAGGAGGGCTATGCGGTCGACATCTCCGCCGACGGCCGCGACGGGTTCGGCGCGGCGGTCAGCCGCGCCTACGACGCGGTGGTGCTGGACGTCATGTTGCCCGAGCTGTCCGGATTCGAGGTCTGCCGCCAACTCCGCGGCAACGACGTGTGGGTGCCGGTGCTGATGCTCACCGCCCGGGACGGGGTCGATGATCGCATCACCGGGCTCGACGGCGGCGCCGATGACTACCTCACCAAGCCGTTCCACCTCAAAGAACTGTTCGCTCGGCTGCGGGCGCTGACCCGGCGGGGCCCGGTGCCCCGGCCGGTGAAGCTCACCGCGGGGGATCTGCGCGTGGACCCCACCAGCCGGCGGTGCTGGCGCGGCGAAGCCGAAGTGGTGCTCACCACCAAGGAATACGCGCTGCTGGAGGCCTTCCTGCGGCGCCCCGGCGCGGTCCTCACCCGTGAGGTCCTGTTGGAGCACTGCTGGGACTTCGCCTTCGAGTCGCGTTCCAACGTCGTCGATGTCCACATCCGCGCCCTGCGCGAGAAGATCGACCGCCGGTTCGGAGTCACGTCCCTAGAAACCGTGCGAGGCACCGGATACCGGCTGCGGGCGGACGGCGGCCGTGCGAACGCGAGGCCGCGATGA
- a CDS encoding dihydroxyacetone kinase subunit DhaK, giving the protein MPLPFHPADGDPVPAALRGFARAHADLVELHEKPAHLVARHRDPGRRVGLVSGGGSGHEPLHAGFLGRGMLDAVAPGKVFASPHNKQVLEASRQAAGPGGVIHVVKNYTGDRINFGIAAERLRLEGIEVRRVLVDDDLATESDETATGRRGTGATVVVEKLLGAAADTGLGIDELADLGARFAAASRSLAVASCAQTSMHTGLPSFQLEADELEYGVGIHGERAQKTIPRPSTEDLIDRMLDEIVAGLPAGPDEVVAVVNGMGGTTPLELYGLHDLVLDGLARRGLAVSGTLVGTLVPALDMAGFSLTLTRMQQSWQEWWAAPAITPAFPRTAKETAR; this is encoded by the coding sequence ATGCCCCTGCCCTTCCATCCCGCCGACGGCGACCCGGTGCCAGCTGCGCTGCGCGGGTTCGCCCGGGCTCACGCCGACCTCGTGGAACTGCACGAGAAACCGGCCCACCTCGTCGCACGGCACCGCGATCCGGGGCGCCGGGTCGGGCTGGTTTCCGGCGGCGGCTCCGGTCACGAGCCGCTGCACGCAGGGTTCCTCGGCCGAGGCATGCTCGACGCGGTCGCCCCCGGCAAGGTGTTCGCTTCGCCGCACAACAAGCAGGTCCTGGAGGCCAGTCGTCAAGCCGCCGGCCCCGGCGGGGTCATCCACGTCGTGAAGAACTACACCGGCGACCGGATCAACTTCGGCATCGCCGCGGAACGGCTGCGCCTGGAGGGAATCGAGGTCCGGCGCGTGCTCGTCGACGACGACCTGGCGACGGAGTCGGACGAGACCGCCACCGGCCGTCGCGGCACCGGCGCGACGGTCGTGGTCGAAAAGCTACTCGGCGCGGCGGCGGACACCGGGCTGGGGATCGACGAGCTTGCCGACCTCGGTGCCCGGTTCGCGGCCGCCTCGCGCAGCCTCGCCGTGGCCTCGTGCGCGCAGACCTCGATGCACACCGGGCTTCCCTCATTCCAGCTGGAGGCCGACGAACTGGAGTACGGGGTGGGCATCCACGGCGAACGAGCCCAAAAAACGATCCCGCGTCCGTCCACTGAGGACTTAATTGACCGGATGCTCGACGAGATCGTCGCCGGCCTCCCGGCCGGCCCGGACGAGGTGGTCGCCGTGGTCAACGGCATGGGCGGCACCACCCCGCTGGAGCTCTATGGGCTACACGACCTGGTGCTCGACGGGCTGGCCCGGCGCGGGCTGGCGGTGTCCGGCACGCTGGTCGGAACCCTGGTGCCGGCGCTGGACATGGCCGGGTTCTCGCTCACCCTGACCCGCATGCAGCAATCCTGGCAGGAGTGGTGGGCGGCACCCGCGATCACCCCAGCTTTCCCGCGCACCGCGAAGGAGACCGCCCGATGA
- a CDS encoding DAK2 domain-containing protein, protein MIDQEAVLRRYAQAVEDAHAELTELDQRSGDGDFGDNLRGGLRKAVARFEAGGVSAFEALGEEFLDEVGGTSGPLLGLLFTEIAHALDGRDDDQAAAFGAGAKAGLAAIQRVGEAEVGDRTLVDALAPAVAAIPQGFAAAARAAKVGADHTAELRARMGRASYVGDRVKGEPDPGAVGIALLFWAAATVAEPKAEVDGPLGH, encoded by the coding sequence ATGATCGACCAGGAAGCCGTGCTGCGCCGATACGCGCAGGCCGTCGAGGACGCCCACGCCGAACTCACGGAGCTCGACCAGCGCAGCGGCGACGGGGATTTCGGCGACAACCTGCGCGGCGGTCTGCGCAAGGCCGTGGCCCGCTTCGAGGCCGGCGGCGTTTCGGCGTTCGAAGCGCTCGGCGAGGAGTTCCTCGACGAGGTTGGCGGCACCAGCGGCCCGCTGCTCGGACTGCTGTTCACCGAGATCGCGCATGCACTGGATGGCAGGGATGACGACCAGGCCGCCGCGTTCGGTGCCGGGGCGAAAGCCGGGCTCGCCGCGATCCAGCGAGTCGGCGAAGCCGAGGTAGGCGACCGTACCCTGGTCGACGCTCTCGCTCCCGCCGTAGCCGCGATTCCGCAGGGTTTCGCCGCCGCCGCGCGAGCGGCGAAGGTCGGGGCGGACCACACCGCTGAGCTGCGCGCCCGGATGGGCCGGGCCAGCTACGTCGGCGACCGCGTGAAGGGCGAACCGGATCCGGGCGCCGTCGGGATTGCGCTGCTGTTCTGGGCGGCGGCCACTGTCGCGGAACCGAAAGCAGAGGTCGACGGCCCTCTGGGACACTGA
- a CDS encoding LacI family DNA-binding transcriptional regulator, whose amino-acid sequence MANIRDVAKAAGVSTATVARVLNGGTPVSAARTERVLRAVEELDYVSNRIAASLSQGRTKLLGLLVSDIANPFTAQVARGLEDEAIKHGYQVLIASSDFDADREAKVLDSFARRTVDAVALLSSSGLSEGVSRLVRNQIPTVFVDRRPPVAASTIPLVRTDSLSAAREAVQYLIDLGHTDLGMISGPSEMPTAAQRLAGFREACRGAELVVRPECVRTGFLGTEGGYQAICELLDLEVRPTAVFSFNNVLAIGALRAVRERNVRIPHDLSLVTFDDTDLFPFVDPPITAIAQPAYEIGAQAATLLFERLNGRQGAPADVVLPTEFRIRESCARVGD is encoded by the coding sequence ATGGCGAACATCCGGGACGTGGCCAAGGCGGCCGGGGTGTCCACGGCGACCGTTGCGCGCGTCTTGAACGGCGGCACGCCGGTCAGTGCCGCGCGAACGGAGCGCGTCCTGCGGGCCGTGGAAGAACTCGACTACGTGAGCAACCGGATCGCCGCCAGCCTGTCCCAGGGGCGGACGAAGCTGCTCGGCCTACTCGTGTCCGATATCGCCAACCCGTTCACCGCGCAGGTCGCCCGGGGCCTGGAGGACGAGGCCATCAAGCACGGCTACCAGGTGCTCATCGCCAGCTCGGACTTCGACGCCGACCGCGAGGCGAAGGTGCTGGACTCATTCGCGCGTCGCACGGTCGACGCCGTGGCGCTGTTGTCGTCGAGCGGGCTGAGCGAGGGGGTGTCCCGGCTGGTGCGCAACCAGATCCCGACGGTGTTCGTGGACCGTCGGCCGCCGGTCGCGGCCTCGACGATTCCGCTGGTGCGGACCGACAGCCTCTCGGCCGCGCGGGAGGCCGTGCAGTACCTGATCGACCTCGGGCACACCGACCTGGGGATGATCTCGGGTCCGTCCGAGATGCCGACTGCGGCGCAGCGCCTCGCCGGCTTCCGCGAGGCGTGCCGGGGAGCGGAGCTGGTGGTCCGGCCGGAGTGCGTTCGTACGGGCTTCCTCGGCACCGAAGGTGGCTACCAGGCGATTTGCGAGCTCCTGGACCTTGAGGTGCGGCCGACCGCCGTCTTCTCCTTCAACAACGTGCTGGCCATCGGTGCTCTGCGCGCGGTCCGCGAGCGGAATGTCCGGATCCCGCACGACCTCTCGCTGGTGACCTTCGACGACACCGACCTCTTCCCGTTCGTCGATCCGCCGATCACCGCCATCGCCCAGCCCGCCTACGAGATCGGCGCACAGGCCGCGACTTTGCTGTTCGAGCGGCTGAATGGCAGGCAGGGGGCGCCGGCGGACGTCGTGCTCCCCACCGAGTTCCGCATTCGCGAATCCTGCGCTCGCGTCGGTGACTGA
- a CDS encoding sensor histidine kinase, with the protein MIKRWPIRLRLTAAFALTMALILTGVAVGTVTNSRASLDESITETLQYRLRDVQSAAEAVSPVLPGGRDSAEQILDANQQVVAGSREVAGQVLLSPWELAGAQHGPIMVEHPGAGTLAGPVRIAASRAASGSRIAVAAVSLADRDAAVGDLARELAVAFPLVLVAAAAGAYLLTAGSLRPVERMRARAATITAENPEQRLPLPASRDEISRLGSTFNDLLARLHRALNRERQFVTDASHELRTPLSLLTTELELALQRTRSRDELTSALRSALEETERLSRLAQDLLLLARTDRDHHPANVELHPLLRSLVDRYRIAASGPDVTLDCPPDLAVRVNRDDLDRAVSNLLDNALQHAATPITIHAHRTRADDNGRVAIEVRDHGPGIDPEFLPHAFDRFTRADTSRTSEGAGLGLAITAALAHRNGGHVTATNADGGGAVLALTFPTARASARPQQEV; encoded by the coding sequence ATGATCAAGCGCTGGCCCATCCGCCTGCGACTCACCGCCGCGTTCGCACTCACGATGGCGCTGATCCTCACCGGCGTGGCGGTCGGCACCGTGACCAACTCCCGAGCGTCCCTGGATGAATCGATCACCGAAACGCTGCAATACCGGCTGCGTGACGTGCAATCCGCTGCCGAGGCGGTGTCGCCGGTCCTGCCCGGCGGCCGAGACTCGGCCGAGCAGATCCTCGACGCCAACCAGCAGGTGGTTGCCGGCTCTCGCGAAGTAGCCGGTCAAGTGCTGCTGAGCCCCTGGGAGCTCGCGGGGGCCCAACATGGCCCGATCATGGTCGAGCACCCAGGCGCCGGCACGCTGGCCGGACCCGTGCGCATCGCCGCCTCCCGCGCCGCAAGCGGCTCCCGCATCGCGGTCGCGGCGGTGAGCCTCGCCGACCGGGACGCGGCAGTGGGAGACCTGGCGCGGGAGCTGGCAGTGGCGTTCCCGCTCGTCCTGGTGGCCGCGGCCGCCGGTGCCTACCTGCTCACGGCCGGGTCGCTGCGCCCGGTGGAGCGCATGCGCGCCCGAGCCGCCACCATCACCGCGGAGAACCCCGAACAACGCCTGCCACTTCCGGCCAGCCGGGATGAGATTTCCCGCCTGGGCAGCACTTTCAACGATCTGCTCGCCCGCCTACACAGAGCACTCAACCGCGAGCGGCAGTTCGTCACCGACGCCAGCCATGAACTGCGCACCCCGCTGAGTCTGCTCACCACCGAGCTCGAACTCGCGCTCCAGCGCACCCGCTCCCGAGACGAACTCACCTCGGCACTGCGCTCGGCGCTGGAGGAAACCGAACGGCTGTCCCGGCTGGCCCAAGACCTCCTCCTGCTAGCCCGCACCGACCGCGACCACCACCCCGCCAACGTCGAACTCCACCCACTCCTGCGGTCCCTTGTGGATCGGTACCGCATCGCCGCCAGCGGACCGGACGTGACCCTGGACTGCCCGCCGGACCTGGCGGTACGCGTCAACCGTGACGACCTCGACCGGGCGGTGAGCAACCTGCTCGACAATGCACTCCAGCACGCAGCCACCCCCATCACCATCCACGCACACCGAACCCGAGCGGACGACAACGGTCGCGTGGCCATCGAAGTACGCGACCACGGGCCCGGGATAGACCCCGAATTCCTCCCACACGCATTCGACCGCTTCACCCGCGCCGACACCTCCCGCACCAGCGAAGGCGCCGGGCTGGGCCTAGCCATCACCGCAGCACTAGCCCACCGAAACGGCGGGCACGTCACCGCGACCAACGCCGATGGAGGTGGCGCCGTCCTCGCCCTCACTTTCCCCACCGCGCGAGCATCCGCGCGACCGCAGCAGGAGGTCTGA
- a CDS encoding YncE family protein, translating into MRPSRLGITATFRRGRGWLLVVLGVVVLALAVVLATMHLWPRAQPTAVALPLRAVGEVELPGGGSRFDYASLDADRGVLFVAHLGASEVIEVDVRSLRVVRVIPNVSQVHGVLVVPALHRVYATATGRNAMVALDEDSGQVVNQSPTEEYPDGLAFDPRRNAVWTTNEKGGSETVIDAVSGAVRGTVALGAEVGNVAYDPVGDQMLVDVQGRNELAVLDPSRLAITRRIALPGCDHDHGLALDPAQRLAFVACDGNATLMTVEMNAGTVTDTAPVGREPDVLAYDPGAQRLYVAAESGWLTVLDLRDRRPAVVGSGFLADGSHVVAVDPTTHHSYYPVPTGSRGQPALLDREPVS; encoded by the coding sequence ATGAGGCCGTCCCGGCTTGGGATCACTGCCACGTTCCGCCGTGGTCGCGGGTGGCTACTGGTTGTGCTCGGTGTCGTTGTTCTGGCCTTGGCCGTGGTGCTGGCGACGATGCATCTGTGGCCGCGGGCTCAGCCGACCGCGGTGGCTTTGCCGTTGCGCGCCGTGGGAGAGGTGGAGTTGCCGGGCGGCGGTTCACGCTTCGATTATGCGAGCTTGGACGCGGACCGGGGCGTTTTGTTCGTGGCGCATCTGGGCGCCAGTGAGGTCATCGAGGTCGATGTGCGGTCTTTGCGCGTGGTGCGCGTGATTCCGAACGTGTCGCAAGTGCATGGCGTGCTGGTCGTTCCCGCGCTGCACCGGGTGTATGCCACGGCGACGGGCAGGAACGCGATGGTCGCGCTGGACGAGGACTCCGGGCAGGTGGTCAACCAGTCTCCGACCGAAGAATATCCTGACGGGCTGGCATTTGACCCGCGCCGGAACGCGGTGTGGACGACCAATGAGAAGGGTGGGTCGGAGACGGTCATCGACGCCGTCAGCGGCGCGGTGCGGGGCACCGTCGCGCTGGGGGCAGAGGTCGGCAACGTTGCCTATGACCCGGTCGGTGACCAAATGCTGGTGGATGTGCAGGGCCGCAATGAGCTCGCCGTCCTCGACCCGTCCAGGCTCGCGATAACCAGGCGGATAGCGCTGCCGGGCTGCGACCACGACCACGGCCTAGCCCTCGACCCAGCACAGCGGTTGGCTTTCGTGGCCTGTGACGGCAATGCCACGCTGATGACCGTCGAGATGAACGCGGGAACGGTGACCGATACCGCGCCGGTCGGCCGGGAACCGGATGTCCTGGCTTACGATCCGGGCGCGCAGCGGCTGTATGTGGCCGCCGAAAGCGGGTGGCTGACCGTGTTGGACCTGCGTGATCGTCGGCCGGCCGTGGTCGGCTCGGGCTTTTTGGCGGACGGCTCGCACGTGGTCGCAGTGGATCCGACCACCCACCACAGCTATTACCCGGTGCCCACCGGATCGCGGGGCCAACCAGCTCTGCTGGACCGCGAACCCGTCTCCTGA
- a CDS encoding DUF1259 domain-containing protein, whose amino-acid sequence MQARAKIGIGTAVTHRAAVPLAALLLVALAGCGGAPAPGGQSGQPGPGAHEPVATADTDWKGVADTLGRAGKLTDDNTVYRVALTRSDLNNMVSQGVPIKPGLSLGGYATFTKYDDTTMLMGDLVATESELPRVTDALQAHGIEQTALHKHLLEQSPPVWWTHIHGMGDPTQLAQGVRAALDATATPRAAAATQQPPIDLDTAGIDNALGRNGTADGGIYKFTIARNDIVTDAGHVLPPGTGVNTALNFQPVGGGRAVINGDFVLTAPEVEKVIQALRKGGIIVVELHNHSLTDQPRLFYLHFWAADDGVALAKTLRTAVDATNAKPHQ is encoded by the coding sequence ATGCAGGCAAGGGCAAAGATCGGCATCGGAACAGCGGTGACCCATCGCGCGGCGGTTCCCCTCGCGGCACTACTGCTGGTGGCGCTCGCCGGATGCGGCGGCGCACCGGCTCCTGGAGGCCAGAGCGGACAGCCCGGCCCAGGCGCGCATGAGCCGGTCGCCACCGCGGACACGGACTGGAAGGGCGTGGCCGACACGCTGGGCCGCGCGGGCAAGCTCACCGACGACAACACGGTCTACCGCGTCGCCCTGACCCGCTCGGACCTCAACAACATGGTTTCCCAAGGAGTTCCGATCAAACCGGGCCTGTCCCTGGGCGGCTACGCCACCTTCACCAAATACGACGACACCACGATGCTCATGGGCGACCTCGTGGCCACCGAAAGCGAACTGCCCAGGGTCACCGACGCCCTGCAGGCGCATGGGATCGAACAAACCGCCCTGCACAAACACCTGCTGGAGCAGTCACCGCCAGTGTGGTGGACCCATATCCACGGCATGGGCGACCCCACCCAACTCGCGCAGGGCGTGCGGGCGGCTCTGGATGCCACCGCGACACCGCGAGCCGCTGCGGCGACGCAGCAACCACCGATCGATTTGGACACTGCCGGCATCGACAACGCTCTGGGCCGCAACGGAACCGCCGACGGCGGCATCTACAAGTTCACCATCGCCCGCAACGACATCGTCACCGACGCCGGGCACGTCCTCCCGCCGGGCACGGGCGTCAACACCGCGCTCAACTTCCAGCCCGTCGGGGGCGGCCGGGCCGTCATCAACGGCGACTTCGTGCTGACCGCGCCCGAGGTCGAGAAAGTGATCCAGGCACTGCGCAAGGGCGGCATCATCGTGGTCGAACTCCACAACCACAGCCTCACCGACCAACCCCGGCTGTTCTACCTGCACTTCTGGGCGGCCGACGACGGCGTTGCCCTCGCCAAGACGCTCCGGACCGCGGTAGACGCCACGAATGCCAAACCGCACCAGTAG
- a CDS encoding dihydrodipicolinate synthase family protein, translated as MALDLHGIIPPLVSPFTADEEPDLEALRSEVRYHLDLGVHGLCVTGSTGDGQMLSIEDSVAIAEVAVQESAGRVPVVAGIIRDSTKDVIRYGKAIAATGVDALQVTPVHYLFQPDEDTTVEYYRRIADETGVPIVIYNVIPYALIPATTVARVLNEIPNVVGVKQSGGNIHQLADLLHIAPKGGKVFTAVDDLLYPSYLLGAQGAISATLTVVPELCLRQWDAVQRGDLATALDLHNKQLPVWRAIDGPNMTVRIKAALAMQGRNGGCGLSPLTPVSDAERATLRAALEAADVKLIA; from the coding sequence ATGGCTCTTGATCTGCACGGCATCATCCCGCCGCTGGTGAGCCCGTTCACCGCCGACGAGGAGCCCGACCTCGAAGCGCTGCGCAGCGAGGTGCGCTACCACCTCGACCTGGGCGTGCACGGCCTCTGCGTCACCGGCAGCACCGGCGACGGGCAGATGCTCTCGATCGAGGACTCGGTCGCGATCGCCGAGGTGGCGGTGCAGGAAAGCGCGGGCCGCGTGCCGGTCGTCGCGGGCATCATCCGGGACAGCACCAAGGACGTGATCCGCTACGGCAAGGCGATCGCCGCAACCGGAGTCGACGCCCTGCAGGTCACGCCGGTGCATTACCTGTTCCAGCCGGACGAGGACACGACGGTCGAGTACTACCGCCGGATCGCCGACGAGACCGGCGTGCCGATCGTCATCTACAACGTGATCCCCTACGCGCTGATCCCCGCGACGACGGTCGCCAGGGTGCTCAACGAGATCCCGAACGTCGTGGGCGTCAAGCAGTCCGGCGGGAACATCCACCAGCTGGCCGACCTGCTGCACATCGCGCCGAAGGGCGGCAAGGTCTTCACCGCGGTCGACGACCTGCTCTACCCGAGCTATCTGCTGGGAGCCCAGGGCGCGATCAGCGCCACGCTCACCGTCGTCCCCGAGCTGTGCCTGCGGCAGTGGGATGCCGTTCAGCGCGGCGATCTCGCCACGGCACTGGATCTGCACAATAAGCAGTTGCCGGTCTGGCGTGCGATCGACGGCCCGAACATGACCGTCCGGATCAAGGCCGCTCTCGCGATGCAGGGCCGCAACGGCGGTTGCGGCCTTTCCCCACTGACTCCCGTTAGCGACGCCGAGCGCGCCACGCTCCGTGCCGCTCTGGAGGCCGCGGACGTCAAGCTCATCGCCTGA
- a CDS encoding MFS transporter, which translates to MAVESASGETAAPEQTAPPRRPRGRNVRWSIITAITVLTITSYLDRGNLSVAAPVIRDDLGFSATEMGVILSAFIWPYAIMNLPSGWAVDRFGPKILMTVAALLWSIAGAATGLARNIATFLGLRVVLGVAEAPLFPGAIKATNEWFPDHEKARATSVYIAATQVGLAIAPPITTALLLAFGWELMFVLIGALGIIGVLGWLLVYSKPEKHRRLSREELTYIRENQRTGGAEETSSAEVGRQWLRLFRYPTIWAMIIGGFCLQYVFWFYITWLPSYLESAQHFSLKAAGLLSALPYIAGGIAVIIGGRFSDALVKRGMRAMDARRRTIAGGSLLTAIALAATAMSSGPAMAVTLLTVGMFTYSLTTASYWALATDVVQTSTMVGSVGSIQNFGGFLGGAFAPIATGIIVDRLGGFVPALIISAALLLVTVVMYGVLVRRRLPV; encoded by the coding sequence ATGGCAGTAGAGAGCGCTAGCGGCGAGACCGCCGCCCCTGAGCAGACTGCGCCACCACGCAGGCCCCGGGGACGCAACGTCCGCTGGTCGATCATCACCGCGATCACCGTACTGACGATCACCAGCTACCTGGATCGCGGGAACCTGTCGGTCGCCGCGCCGGTGATCCGGGACGACCTGGGCTTCAGCGCCACCGAGATGGGAGTGATCCTCTCGGCGTTCATCTGGCCCTACGCGATCATGAACCTGCCCTCGGGCTGGGCGGTCGACCGCTTCGGCCCGAAAATCCTGATGACCGTGGCAGCACTGCTGTGGTCGATCGCCGGTGCGGCCACCGGCCTCGCCCGCAACATCGCCACCTTCCTCGGGCTGCGGGTGGTCCTCGGCGTGGCCGAAGCACCGCTGTTCCCCGGCGCGATCAAGGCGACCAACGAGTGGTTCCCCGACCATGAGAAGGCCCGCGCCACCAGCGTCTACATCGCCGCTACACAGGTGGGCCTCGCCATCGCACCGCCCATCACCACGGCGCTCCTGCTGGCCTTCGGCTGGGAGTTGATGTTCGTGCTCATCGGCGCGCTGGGCATCATCGGGGTGCTGGGCTGGCTGCTCGTCTACAGCAAGCCGGAAAAGCACCGGCGGCTCAGCCGCGAGGAACTCACCTATATCCGGGAGAACCAGCGCACCGGCGGCGCGGAGGAAACGAGTTCGGCCGAGGTCGGCCGGCAGTGGCTGCGGCTGTTCCGCTACCCGACGATCTGGGCAATGATCATCGGCGGCTTCTGCCTGCAATACGTCTTCTGGTTTTACATCACCTGGCTGCCCAGCTACCTGGAGTCGGCGCAGCACTTCTCGCTCAAGGCCGCCGGACTGCTCTCGGCCCTGCCCTACATCGCCGGCGGTATCGCGGTCATCATCGGCGGCCGCTTCTCCGACGCGCTGGTCAAGCGGGGAATGCGCGCCATGGACGCCCGCCGCCGCACGATCGCGGGCGGATCCCTGTTGACCGCGATCGCGCTTGCCGCGACGGCGATGAGCAGCGGTCCGGCGATGGCCGTCACCCTGCTGACGGTCGGCATGTTCACCTACAGCCTGACCACCGCCTCCTACTGGGCGCTGGCCACCGACGTGGTGCAAACGTCCACAATGGTCGGATCGGTCGGCAGCATCCAGAACTTCGGCGGATTCCTCGGCGGTGCCTTCGCCCCGATCGCGACCGGGATCATCGTCGACCGCCTGGGCGGATTCGTCCCCGCCCTGATCATCTCCGCCGCCCTGCTGCTGGTCACGGTCGTCATGTACGGAGTCCTGGTCCGTCGCCGGCTCCCCGTCTGA